In Vicia villosa cultivar HV-30 ecotype Madison, WI unplaced genomic scaffold, Vvil1.0 ctg.002074F_1_1, whole genome shotgun sequence, the following proteins share a genomic window:
- the LOC131637714 gene encoding uncharacterized protein LOC131637714 produces the protein MVCIKTVSYRFNLNGHHSEYLQARRGLRQGDPISPLLFVLVMEYLHRCLRKLQDNPEFKFHPKCERLGITSICFADDLMLFTRGDVRSVQLMMDIITQFSAATGLKASPTKCRVYFGGVGEEVQQSILSITGFITGSLPFRYLGVPLMSRSLNVNMCRPLIDRITAKITHWTAKLLSYAGKQQLVKSVLFAITNFWMQVFHLPKCVTKHIEAICRSFVWSGKAEVTRKAPVSWKKVCEPKNAGGLNITSLSEWNTATLGKLLWNIQSKADKMWVKWVNIYYLKNQNFMTWQPKNDCSVLMKSLVACRDQITQTTYWQHVLQDGCYKTSRMYHSLRGDREQVPWRKIGFKNLARPRSQFLMRLALLDRINTKIRIQKFGIQTDLQCVFCAEQETINHLFFDCRWTRGVWVQMLQWIGCQHNPGNWHDEKLWLTREASKKGWRRQILKAAATELVYALWQNRNSIVFAQGTRDDHILDRVKFIVYTRCCRHRILVTHFDENTLCVE, from the coding sequence ATGGTGTGCATTAAAACTGTGTCTTATAGATTCAATTTAAATGGCCATCATAGTGAGTACTTACAAGCTAGAAGGGGCCTCAGACAGGGTGATCCAATATCCCCTTTGTTGTTTGTCTTGGTTATGGAATACCTCCATAGATGCTTGAGGAAACTTCAAGACAATCCAGAATTTAAATTCCACCCTAAATGTGAGAGACTAGGTATAACTAGTATTTGTTTTGCTGATGACCTGATGCTTTTCACTAGAGGGGATGTGAGATCTGTACAACTCATGATGGACATTATCACTCAGTTTTCTGCAGCAACAGGCCTCAAAGCTAGCCCAACAAAATGCAGAGTTTATTTTGGGGGAGTTGGTGAAGAGGTTCAACAAAGTATTCTGAGCATTACTGGCTTTATAACTGGCAGTTTACCATTCAGATACCTGGGAGTTCCACTCATGAGTAGGAGTCTGAATGTTAACATGTGTAGGCCCTTAATTGACAGGATCACTGCCAAGATAACACATTGGACTGCAAAGCTCCTTAGCTATGCAGGGAAGCAACAACTTGTGAAAAGTGTACTCTTTGCTATTACTAATTTTTGGATGCAGGTTTTTCATTTGCCTAAGTGTGTGACCAAACATATAGAAGCTATCTGTAGAAGCTTTGTATGGAGTGGTAAAGCTGAAGTTACAAGGAAAGCACCTGTTTCTTGGAAGAAGGTGTGTGAGCCAAAAAATGCAGGGGGCCTCAATATCACATCACTGAGTGAATGGAATACAGCTACTTTGGGGAAACTCCTTTGGAACATTCAATCCAAAGCTGACAAGATGTGGGTGAAGTGGGTGAATATATACTACCTCAAGAACCAGAACTTCATGACCTGGCAACCGAAAAATGATTGTTCTGTTTTGATGAAGAGTTTAGTAGCTTGCAGGGACCAAATCACACAAACCACATACTGGCAGCATGTTTTACAAGATGGGTGCTATAAAACCTCGAGGATGTATCATAGTCTAAGAGGTGACAGAGAACAAGTGCCATGGAGAAAGATTGGATTCAAAAACCTGGCCAGGCCCAGGTCTCAATTCCTAATGCGGCTGGCACTTTTGGACAGAATAAATACCAAGATCAGAATCCAGAAGTTTGGCATCCAAACTGATCTTCAATGTGTTTTCTGTGCTGAACAGGAAACAATCAATCATCTATTCTTTGACTGCAGGTGGACTAGAGGTGTCTGGGTTCAAATGCTACAATGGATAGGCTGCCAACACAATCCTGGTAACTGGCATGATGAGAAACTATGGCTAACCAGGGAAGCAAGCAAGAAAGGCTGGAGGAGACAAATTCTTAAGGCTGCAGCAACTGAACTTGTGTATGCACTATGGCAGAATAGAAACTCCATAGTATTTGCTCAAGGGACACGTGACGATCATATTTTAGATAGAGTTAAATTCATTGTTTATACAAGATGTTGTAGGCATAGAATTCTTGTTACTCATTTTGATGAAAACACTCTCTGCGTAGAGTAG